The sequence CGGCACATGGCCGGGGCCTTCGTTCATAACCTGGCAGCCTTTCGCCCATGCGCGGGTGGTGAGTTCGCCCTGCACCTGGAGCTCGCCGAACTGCGCCTGGTCGTTGGCATCGGCAACAGAACCCGGGCGGAGACCATCGCCGATGGAGAAGCTCACATCGTAGGCCGCGCAGATGTCGCAGATCTCATCCCAATGGGTGTAGAGGAAATTTTCCTTGTGATGCGAGAGGCACCACTTCGCCATGATGGAGCCGCCGCGCGAGACGATGCCGGTCATGCGGCTGGCAGTCATCGGCACGAAGCGGAGGAGCACTCCGGCGTGGATGGTGAAATAATCGACGCCCTGCTCGGCCTGCTCGATGAGGGTGTCGCGGTAGAGCTCCCAAGTTAGATCCTCGGCCTTGCCGTTCACCTTTTCGAGGGCTTGGTAGATCGGCACGGTGCCGATGGGGACGGGGCTGTTGCGGAGGATCCACTCGCGGGTGGCGTGGATGTTTTTCCCGGTGGAGAGATCCATCACGGTGTCCGCGCCCCACTTGGTGGCCCAACGCATTTTTTCGACTTCCTCTTCGATGGAGGAGGCGACGGCGGAGTTGCCGATGTTCGCGTTGATTTTCACGAGGAAATTGCGCCCGATGATCATCGGCTCGCACTCAGGGTGGTTGATGTTGAGCGGGATGATCGCGCGGCCTGCGGCGACCTCGCTGCGGACGAACTCAGGGGTGATCTCCGCCGGTATGCGTTGCGGGAAGCGCTTGAAGATTCCCGGCGTGTAGGGGCTGTCCGGGGATTGGGTGGAGCCGGCGTGCTGCTTGTTGAGATCGTTGCGGACGATGTCGTCCTTCATGTCGGAAATCTTCGCGCGGCGCATGTTCTCGCGGATCGCGATGAACTCCATCTCCGGCGTGATGATGCCGTTGTCGGCATACCATTTCTGGGTGACCGGCTTGCCTTTCGCGCGCAGCGGCTTGCGGCGCTCGGCGGTCAGGCCGGGGAACTCGACGAACTTGTTCGCGCGCTCCGACTTCGATGCGAACTCCGCGTGCTTTTCCGTTAGATAACCGTTGTCCTGCGGCTGCACCTCGCGGCCATCGTAGGCTTCGACATCCCCGCGTTTCAGGATCCAGTCACGGCGCAGTGCCGGAAGACCTTCCTCGGAAGTCCCCCTGAAATCCGGATCACCCCACGGGCCGGAGCAATCATACACGCGCACCGCCTCGTTCTTCTCGGTCCGCCCGTTGAAAGCCTTGGTGTCGTGCAGGGCGATCTCACGCATCGGCACTCTCACCTCGGGATGGATTTCGCCTTGCAGATAGACGCGGGTGGAAGCTGGCAGCTGTGCCCGGGATTCGTCGTGTTTCGACTCCGTGCCGGTGTTTTCTTCGGGGCTGATCATGTTTTTGTTCGTGTGTTGGATCTCACGGATCAAACGCCCTCGGAAAACAGGAAAACTCAGCTGTTTCCCCGACTCCCTCCGGCGGCATGACCCGCTTCAGGTTCGAAGGGTTCCTTCCGCGCGCCGGAAAATCTCAGCCTCCCGTTCGGGAAGCCCCCCTGTCTTGGGAACATGCTTCGCCACGTGTCGACGCGTGTCAAGGACGGGCGGAATCAGTATTTCTCCTTGAGCCACTTCTCGTGCCCCCAGAGACCCCAGACGACTCCAGCCAGCCCGAAGGTGAGCAAGGTCATCGGCATGATCTTCAGAAGCTCGAATGCGTAGGGGCCGACCGCATCCACGAAGGCCTGGTCCACGAAATGGGGGGCGAGCAGCACATAGACCCGTGCAATGAGCAGCGCTGCGGCGCCGTATGCCATCATCGAGCCACCCCAGGATTTCTTCTCGCGCACAAGACGTGCGGCCGCCATCGCAAGCAACCCGAGGCCGGCGACACCGAGCGCATCCAGCAGGAACCCGTTCAGGACAATGATTTCAA comes from Akkermansiaceae bacterium and encodes:
- the thiC gene encoding phosphomethylpyrimidine synthase ThiC; the encoded protein is MISPEENTGTESKHDESRAQLPASTRVYLQGEIHPEVRVPMREIALHDTKAFNGRTEKNEAVRVYDCSGPWGDPDFRGTSEEGLPALRRDWILKRGDVEAYDGREVQPQDNGYLTEKHAEFASKSERANKFVEFPGLTAERRKPLRAKGKPVTQKWYADNGIITPEMEFIAIRENMRRAKISDMKDDIVRNDLNKQHAGSTQSPDSPYTPGIFKRFPQRIPAEITPEFVRSEVAAGRAIIPLNINHPECEPMIIGRNFLVKINANIGNSAVASSIEEEVEKMRWATKWGADTVMDLSTGKNIHATREWILRNSPVPIGTVPIYQALEKVNGKAEDLTWELYRDTLIEQAEQGVDYFTIHAGVLLRFVPMTASRMTGIVSRGGSIMAKWCLSHHKENFLYTHWDEICDICAAYDVSFSIGDGLRPGSVADANDQAQFGELQVQGELTTRAWAKGCQVMNEGPGHVPMHMIEENMAKQLEWCHEAPFYTLGPLTTDIAPGYDHITSGIGAAMIGWYGCAMLCYVTPKEHLGLPNKKDVKDGVITYKLAAHAADLAKGHPGAQYRDNALSKARFEFRWEDQFNLGLDPETAREFHDETLPQEGAKTAHFCSMCGPHFCSMKISEDVRQYAAAQGISEEEALEKGMEEKSKEFTEAGAEVYVKA